The Candidatus Binataceae bacterium genome has a segment encoding these proteins:
- the modB gene encoding molybdate ABC transporter permease subunit yields MIEWGAIFLTLKLAVVVCSVLLLIGMPIATWLSFSRWRLKFLVESVVALPLVLPPTVLGFYVLVALGSTSPIGRWYREFTGHGLAFTFEGLAIASVIYSLPFAVQPMVAGFSQVDPTLINASAILGASRLKTFFRIVLPLSISGVVTGVVLSFAHTLGEFGVVLMVGGNIPGITKTVSIAIYDNVQALHYAAANQMALLLMAFSFITLSITYAVNRRVWAVWPLHR; encoded by the coding sequence ATGATCGAGTGGGGTGCGATATTCCTGACACTGAAGCTCGCGGTCGTCGTATGCAGCGTGCTGCTCCTGATCGGGATGCCGATCGCGACGTGGCTCAGCTTCTCGCGCTGGCGCCTCAAGTTCCTGGTCGAGTCGGTTGTCGCGCTGCCTCTGGTGCTGCCGCCCACGGTACTGGGCTTCTACGTGCTGGTAGCGCTCGGCTCGACGAGTCCGATCGGCCGATGGTATCGCGAGTTCACCGGCCATGGCCTCGCGTTCACGTTTGAGGGCCTCGCGATCGCGTCGGTAATCTACAGCCTGCCGTTCGCAGTTCAGCCAATGGTCGCCGGGTTCTCGCAGGTGGATCCGACGCTGATCAACGCCTCGGCGATCCTGGGTGCATCGCGCCTGAAGACATTTTTCCGTATCGTGCTGCCGCTTTCGATAAGCGGCGTCGTGACCGGCGTGGTGTTGAGTTTCGCGCACACGCTGGGCGAGTTCGGCGTCGTGCTGATGGTGGGCGGCAACATCCCCGGAATCACCAAGACCGTGTCGATTGCGATCTATGACAACGTGCAGGCGTTGCACTATGCCGCGGCGAATCAGATGGCGCTGCTGCTGATGGCGTTCTCGTTCATCACGTTGTCAATCACCTACGCCGTGAACCGCAGGGTCTGGGCCGTATGGCCGCTGCATCGCTAG
- the modA gene encoding molybdate ABC transporter substrate-binding protein: MQASTQVVTKPKIATICLAVALLLLTPGQSPRADAGEITIAAAADLTFVFKDLGARFQKDTGNKVKIAYGSSGNFFSQIKNGAPFDMFFSADVAFPEKLQAAGLTEPGTLYEYATGKLVIWVPTNSKLDLSKGLKALLDPSISKIAIANPVHAPYGAAAVAALKHDGLYDQVKSKFVLGENISQTAQFVESGNADVGILALSLALAPAMKDRGRFVEVPTSDYPPIVQAVVIIKAARNKELAKQFLQYLKSPGTVALMSQYGFIPPAGAAGASN, from the coding sequence ATGCAAGCCTCGACTCAAGTCGTAACGAAACCCAAAATAGCAACGATCTGTCTAGCTGTCGCCCTGCTTCTGCTGACGCCTGGTCAGAGCCCGCGCGCCGATGCCGGCGAAATCACCATCGCGGCGGCGGCCGACCTGACGTTCGTATTCAAGGATCTCGGCGCGCGCTTCCAGAAGGACACCGGCAACAAGGTGAAGATCGCGTACGGCTCGTCGGGCAATTTCTTTTCGCAGATCAAAAACGGTGCGCCATTCGATATGTTCTTCTCCGCCGACGTGGCCTTTCCTGAGAAGCTTCAGGCTGCGGGTCTGACCGAGCCAGGCACGCTCTACGAATATGCGACCGGCAAACTCGTGATCTGGGTGCCGACGAATTCCAAGCTCGATCTGAGCAAGGGGCTGAAGGCGCTGCTCGATCCATCGATCTCAAAAATCGCCATCGCCAATCCCGTGCACGCGCCATATGGAGCCGCCGCCGTCGCGGCGCTCAAGCATGATGGCCTCTACGATCAGGTGAAGAGCAAATTCGTATTGGGCGAGAATATCTCGCAGACTGCGCAGTTCGTCGAGTCCGGCAACGCCGATGTCGGAATCCTGGCGCTGTCGCTCGCGCTCGCTCCGGCAATGAAGGACAGGGGGCGCTTTGTCGAAGTCCCGACCAGCGACTATCCGCCCATCGTCCAGGCCGTCGTCATCATCAAGGCCGCGCGTAACAAGGAGTTAGCGAAGCAGTTCCTGCAATATCTCAAGAGCCCGGGTACCGTCGCGCTCATGAGCCAGTACGGTTTCATCCCGCCGGCCGGGGCCGCGGGCGCCTCGAACTGA
- a CDS encoding TOBE domain-containing protein yields the protein MALSARNHLKGEVTEVLLGTVTALVTVKVGDNIVEGVITKRSAEEMGLKKGDKVTAVIKATEVMIEK from the coding sequence ATGGCACTGAGCGCGCGCAATCATCTCAAGGGCGAAGTCACCGAAGTTCTGCTCGGCACAGTGACGGCACTCGTCACCGTCAAGGTCGGCGACAACATCGTCGAGGGCGTGATCACCAAACGGAGCGCCGAAGAGATGGGCCTCAAGAAGGGCGACAAGGTCACCGCCGTCATCAAAGCGACCGAGGTAATGATCGAGAAGTGA
- a CDS encoding molybdopterin-dependent oxidoreductase encodes MNDGLKWQRVIRAAMLMIVAAVLLATRCADAQTSPAVALQIDGAVPNRLELGAGELAALPRHSVSVTDEAGASATYDGVSVIELLRRAGAPLGKELKGAKLTLCVIARGFDGYRVAFALADLDPGIGDLDVIVADRRNGKSLDSREGPLRLVVPSDKRHARWVRGVISLSLENPRRS; translated from the coding sequence GTGAACGACGGGTTGAAGTGGCAGCGCGTGATCCGCGCGGCGATGCTCATGATCGTCGCCGCGGTGCTCCTCGCGACGCGCTGCGCAGATGCACAGACCTCGCCGGCCGTCGCGCTTCAAATCGATGGCGCGGTCCCGAATCGTCTGGAACTAGGCGCGGGCGAGCTCGCAGCTCTGCCGCGCCATAGCGTGAGCGTTACCGACGAAGCCGGCGCGTCAGCCACTTACGACGGCGTTTCGGTTATCGAATTGCTGCGGCGCGCCGGAGCGCCGCTCGGCAAAGAGCTCAAGGGCGCGAAGCTGACGCTGTGCGTGATCGCGCGCGGCTTCGATGGCTACCGGGTCGCGTTCGCGCTCGCCGATCTCGATCCGGGAATCGGCGATCTCGATGTGATCGTCGCCGATCGGCGCAATGGCAAGAGCCTCGATTCACGCGAGGGGCCGCTGCGGTTAGTCGTGCCGAGCGACAAGCGCCACGCGCGATGGGTCCGGGGAGTTATTTCGCTTTCGCTCGAGAACCCGCGCCGATCTTGA
- a CDS encoding DOPA 4,5-dioxygenase family protein encodes MPHTADVKKIRGYHAHIYYDKKSRPIAERIRRALPRRFDVELGRWREEPVGPHPQSMYQVKFAPQEFPRLVPWLMLNRGGLAILVHPETGDDYTDHAFNALWLGEKLKLRLGIFERKTKNSPRRAQRH; translated from the coding sequence ATGCCGCACACTGCTGACGTCAAAAAGATCCGCGGCTATCACGCTCACATCTACTACGACAAAAAGTCACGTCCGATAGCGGAGCGCATCCGGCGCGCCCTGCCCCGCCGCTTCGATGTTGAGTTGGGAAGATGGCGCGAGGAGCCGGTCGGGCCGCATCCGCAGTCGATGTACCAGGTGAAGTTCGCGCCGCAGGAATTTCCGCGGCTGGTGCCGTGGCTGATGCTGAATCGCGGCGGCCTCGCGATCCTCGTTCATCCTGAGACCGGCGACGATTACACCGATCACGCTTTCAACGCGCTGTGGCTCGGAGAGAAGCTGAAACTTCGCCTTGGAATTTTCGAGAGAAAAACGAAGAACTCACCACGAAGGGCACAAAGACACTAA
- a CDS encoding NADPH-dependent assimilatory sulfite reductase hemoprotein subunit has translation MSSDKRSPHGEAITLSSATEVELSKVEHLKRASDGLFYVRAPDGSRHTFHSEIEAMSAREAETISEQAKELSKHFGIYKQRIRNESGKKTGDFVFMVRLKNPAGGELTREQWLALDDAAGRYGDGSLRLTARQGIQFHHVRGANLAAIIRHLNGKYRDSGYKLTTLGACGDVNRNTVASPIDDLDAELPLNSRTIAHEVARELAPRTSSYYRVFLTDEVGTQIAPLDAEEPIYGPHYLPRKFKIGFAHPRDNSIDLLTQDLGFMPVMKGREIIGYDVYSGGGMGMTHNNPATMPLLALHLGRVRREQILDTVRAIVIMQRDNGERKNRRAARWKYTMRRLGVEQVKSAMRQHFNIALEDAAPVPLPPVRDLLGWYPEAGNRDLFYVGVHVPSGRLKDESARYRQGIREIIEAIDGVGVRVTPNQDLLLTHIPAAQREFVQRALADNRIAFGDQVAPIEKLAMACPAKPTCGLAMTHAESALPSYLRELEGAGLRNVDVLIRMAGCPNSCSRPTTAEIGIIGYGKNDYVLYVGGARNGSRLARVLYPRLAEKQLIAALKGLTRGIRDRNPERLPAGDFLHRMEDAALKALPEMPAE, from the coding sequence TTGAGCAGCGACAAACGCTCGCCGCACGGCGAAGCCATCACTTTATCCAGCGCGACCGAAGTAGAATTGTCGAAGGTCGAGCACCTCAAGCGCGCCAGCGACGGACTTTTCTACGTCAGGGCACCCGACGGCAGCCGCCACACTTTCCACTCCGAAATCGAGGCGATGAGCGCGCGCGAGGCCGAGACGATCAGCGAGCAGGCCAAGGAGCTGTCCAAGCACTTCGGCATCTACAAGCAGCGCATCCGCAACGAGAGCGGCAAGAAGACCGGCGACTTCGTTTTCATGGTGCGGCTCAAGAATCCCGCCGGCGGCGAGCTCACGCGCGAGCAATGGCTCGCGCTCGATGACGCTGCGGGGCGATACGGCGACGGCAGCCTGCGCCTGACCGCGCGCCAAGGCATCCAGTTTCATCATGTGCGCGGCGCGAATCTGGCCGCGATCATCCGCCATCTCAACGGCAAGTATCGCGACAGTGGCTATAAGTTAACGACACTCGGCGCTTGCGGCGACGTCAATCGCAACACGGTCGCGAGCCCGATCGACGATCTCGACGCCGAACTACCCCTCAATTCACGGACGATCGCGCACGAAGTTGCGCGCGAGCTGGCGCCGCGCACGTCATCCTACTACCGCGTCTTCCTGACTGACGAAGTTGGCACCCAGATCGCACCGCTCGACGCCGAGGAGCCGATTTATGGGCCACATTATCTGCCGCGCAAGTTCAAAATCGGTTTCGCGCATCCGCGCGACAACAGTATCGATCTGCTGACGCAGGATCTCGGGTTCATGCCGGTTATGAAGGGGCGCGAGATCATCGGCTACGACGTTTACAGCGGCGGCGGGATGGGCATGACGCACAACAATCCCGCGACAATGCCGCTGCTGGCGCTCCATCTCGGCCGCGTTCGTCGCGAGCAGATCCTCGACACGGTGCGCGCGATCGTGATCATGCAACGCGACAATGGCGAGCGAAAGAATCGCCGTGCGGCGCGCTGGAAGTACACGATGCGCCGGCTCGGCGTCGAGCAGGTGAAATCCGCGATGCGCCAGCATTTCAATATCGCGCTCGAAGACGCCGCGCCCGTGCCACTGCCGCCGGTGCGCGATCTCCTCGGATGGTATCCCGAGGCGGGCAATCGCGATCTGTTCTATGTCGGCGTGCACGTTCCGAGTGGCCGCCTGAAAGACGAGAGCGCGCGGTATCGCCAAGGCATCCGCGAAATCATCGAAGCGATTGATGGCGTTGGAGTGCGCGTGACTCCCAACCAGGATCTACTTCTCACGCATATTCCGGCCGCGCAGCGCGAATTCGTCCAGCGCGCGCTCGCCGACAATCGCATCGCATTCGGCGATCAGGTCGCGCCAATCGAGAAACTCGCGATGGCCTGTCCGGCCAAGCCGACTTGCGGTCTCGCGATGACGCATGCCGAGAGCGCGCTGCCGAGCTACCTGCGCGAGCTTGAAGGCGCCGGCCTTCGCAACGTTGATGTTCTGATTCGGATGGCAGGATGTCCGAACTCGTGCTCGCGTCCAACTACCGCCGAGATTGGAATCATCGGTTACGGCAAAAATGACTACGTCCTTTATGTCGGCGGCGCGCGCAATGGCAGCCGCCTGGCTCGCGTCCTTTATCCGCGCCTTGCCGAGAAGCAACTCATCGCCGCGCTGAAGGGCCTCACGCGCGGAATTCGCGATCGCAATCCCGAACGCCTGCCGGCGGGAGATTTTCTGCATCGGATGGAAGACGCCGCGCTCAAGGCATTGCCCGAGATGCCGGCGGAGTGA
- the cysK gene encoding cysteine synthase A: MPHWYEDNSRSIGHTPLVRLNRVIDGAPATVLGKVEGRNPAYSVKCRIGAAMVWDAEKRGLLGPGKELVEPTSGNTGIALSFVAAARKIPLTLTMPETMSLERRKLLLAYGAKLVLTEGAKGMSGAIGKAEEIVASDPSRYILLQQFKNPANPAIHEATTGPEIWNDTEGAIDIFVSGVGTGGTITGVSRYIKNTQGKKIVSVAVEPTASPVLTQFRAGQPLKPAGHKIQGIGAGFVPDILDMSLVDEIEQVTNEEAIEYARRLTHEEGILSGISCGAAVAVAARIAKRPASAGKTIVVVLPDSGERYLSTALFD, translated from the coding sequence GTGCGGCTCAACCGCGTTATCGATGGCGCACCGGCCACGGTGCTCGGCAAAGTCGAAGGGCGAAATCCCGCCTATTCCGTCAAATGCCGCATCGGCGCAGCGATGGTCTGGGATGCCGAGAAGCGCGGTCTGCTCGGACCGGGAAAAGAACTCGTCGAGCCGACCAGCGGCAACACCGGTATCGCGCTCTCGTTTGTCGCGGCGGCGCGGAAGATTCCACTCACGCTCACGATGCCCGAGACGATGAGCCTCGAGCGCCGCAAGTTGCTCCTCGCGTATGGCGCCAAGCTGGTGCTGACCGAAGGCGCGAAGGGGATGAGCGGCGCAATCGGCAAGGCTGAGGAGATCGTCGCATCCGATCCGAGCCGCTACATCCTGCTCCAGCAATTCAAAAATCCGGCGAATCCCGCGATTCACGAGGCAACGACCGGACCCGAAATCTGGAACGACACCGAAGGCGCGATCGACATTTTCGTTTCTGGCGTCGGCACCGGCGGCACAATCACCGGCGTCTCGCGTTACATCAAAAATACCCAGGGCAAGAAGATCGTCTCGGTCGCCGTCGAGCCGACCGCCAGCCCGGTACTGACACAGTTCCGCGCGGGCCAGCCGCTCAAGCCCGCGGGCCACAAGATTCAGGGAATCGGCGCGGGCTTCGTGCCCGACATTCTCGACATGTCGCTGGTCGATGAGATCGAGCAGGTCACGAACGAAGAAGCGATCGAATACGCGCGGCGCCTGACGCACGAAGAAGGCATCCTGTCTGGAATCTCATGCGGCGCCGCCGTCGCAGTCGCGGCGAGGATCGCGAAACGGCCCGCCAGCGCAGGCAAAACGATCGTGGTCGTGCTGCCGGATTCCGGCGAGCGATACCTCAGCACCGCGCTCTTCGACTAA